From Clavelina lepadiformis chromosome 9, kaClaLepa1.1, whole genome shotgun sequence, the proteins below share one genomic window:
- the LOC143470747 gene encoding synaptic vesicular amine transporter-like: MYVLEQIRSSRCSAICLVLWLFFIDSSLQSMLIHLVPNFLWKIHLSTNPIPQATTLSLNTTLQANTSHIFEEAKKTFLATQKLNVIAISAFIPTLRMFGSFLVGPLVDRIGQSAPMFAGTLIVFVTAIGYALASSILVLFVSAAIHGAGSSLIIVSGMSMLTRTFTDKTEMKKAFGLSLAVAASGTAVGPIFGSLVDICQNRHATFFSYAGMVALLGFVQLFCNCLKVQRVEKKKQSSKERENKMSVDITNSYNLAALQGLMITGLVLGSLCSSFSSWPARFNSFDSPLDLALASGMAGFQLGATMAYFLPISSWPWMAETLELMIVIIGLFSLTVWTSSIVTAVSMCAIGLGSGMVVSSIYAALSYSVETKNNSKYGSVFAMAILVIDVGFTTVLWSASGIVPVMGSDILMWIMALNFLLYVASCLVNELWIKQIVLNALKKRRRHNSKITINNI, translated from the exons ATGTATGTCTTGGAACAAATCAGAAGCAGCAGGTGCTCAGCTATATGTCTGGTGCTCTGGTTATTCTTCATCGATTCCAGTCTTCAATCAATGTTAA tcCATCTTGTTCCAAACTTTCTCTGGAAAATCCATTTGTCCACAAACCCTATACCGCAGGCGACAACTCTAAGCTTGAACACTACTTTGCAAGCAAATACTTCACATATATTTGAAGAAGCGAAGAAGACTTTCCTTGCGACGCAGAAGTTGAATGTTATCGCCATATCCGCTTTCATACCGACACTCCGAATGTTTGGCAGCTTTTTGGTTGGTCCATTAGTCGACAGGATCGGGCAGAGTGCTCCCATGTTTGCTGGGACACTGATTGTCTTTGTAACGGCAATAG GATATGCACTGGCTTCTTCTATTCTGGTTTTATTTGTGTCGGCCGCTATACACGGCGCAGGTTCTTCGCTTATTATTGTGAGTGGGATGAGTATGTTGACCAGGACCTTCACTGACAAAACGGAAATGAAGAAGGCGTTTGGGTTGTCTTTGGCTGTGGCAGCAAGTGGCACAGCAG TTGGGCCAATTTTCGGGAGTTTAGTGGACATTTGTCAAAATAGACATGCGACGTTTTTCAGTTACGCCGGAATGGTAGCTTTGCTCGGATTCGTCCAGCTTTTCTGCAACTGTTTGAAGGTTCAAAGAGTAGAAAAG aaaaaacaatctTCGAAAGAACGAGAAAATAAGATGTCTGTGGACATTACCAACAGCTACAATCTGGCTGCACTACAAGGCCTTATGATAACTGGTCTTGTGTTAGGGTCCTTGTGCAGCTCATTCTCAAGTTGGCCAGCTCGCTTTAATTCCTTCGACTCACCCCTAG ATCTGGCACTCGCATCTGGGATGGCTGGATTCCAGTTGGGTGCAACGATGGCTTATTTTTTGCCTATAAGCAGTTGGCCTTGGATGGCGGAAACGCTGGAATTGATGATTGTTATAATAGGATTATTCTCGCTAACAGTATGGACAAG CTCTATAGTCACGGCTGTCTCGATGTGTGCAATAGGCCTTGGAAGTGGTATGGTTGTCAGCAGTATCTATGCAGCTTTGTCATACTCGGTTGAAACTAAGAACAACTCGAAATATGGAAGCGTTTTCGCGATGGCGATTCTTGTCATCGATGTCGGTTTTACTACAG TGCTTTGGAGCGCCAGCGGAATCGTGCCAGTTATGGGTTCCGACATTTTGATGTGGATCATGGCTCTTAACTTCTTGTTATACGTCGCCTCTTGTCTAGTGAATGAGCTTTGGATAAAGCAAATAGTTCTGAATGCTTTGAAAAAG CGTCGACGCCACAACTCGAAGATCACcataaacaatatttaa
- the LOC143470746 gene encoding uncharacterized protein LOC143470746 — protein sequence MSAIRHALARLDTRLQSKMSEKLKQRWNHPAGLKTIHFWAPAFKWALVIAGLSDYFRPPDKLSLNQSASLTATGFIWSRYSLVITPKNWLLFSVNIGLGTTGAFQVYRILRYRQTLKQENVA from the exons ATGAGTGCAATTCGCCATGCTTTGGCGAGGCTGGACACCCGTCTTCAGTCTAAGATGTCTGAGAAACTAAAGCAAAGATGGAATCACCCAGCTG ggttaaaaacaattcatttttggGCACCAGCATTTAAGTGG GCTCTAGTTATTGCTGGACTCTCTGATTACTTCAGACCTCCTGATAAGCTGAGCCTTAACCAGTCCGCCTCACTCACAGCAACCGGTTTTATATGGTCCCGCTACTCGCTTGTCATTACTCCCAAGAACTGGCTTCTCTTCTCGGTTAACATTGGTCTTGGTACTACCGGTGCTTTCCAAGTTTATAGGATTTTAAG ATATCGTCAAACATTGAAGCAAGAAAATGTTGCATGA